From Danio rerio strain Tuebingen ecotype United States chromosome 7, GRCz12tu, whole genome shotgun sequence, the proteins below share one genomic window:
- the cmtr2 gene encoding cap-specific mRNA (nucleoside-2'-O-)-methyltransferase 2 isoform X1, translating into MNRGRGVRKRNAPEKASILETCDEEIRAEVAQLFNKVRSYVPPEGEKWTLPDPNVVLCDPHVSHPRLQALKHSLNEVKNQLSDKDLSVWHQHTCFTNRAGTVTSHLRSTTNAELCTQAWAKFYEILGTFQLLPDSALKTGELNSIHLCEAPGAFISALNHFLKTSGLHCDWNWIANTLNPYYEANGRGCTITDDRLIVHTLPWWFFGSDNTGDIMLQKHLLELPRFVSNMRSVDLVTADGSFDCQGDPGEQERLVAPLQHCEAICALLLLGTGGSFVLKMFTLFEHSSVCLLYLLACCFRSVNIFKPGTSKSGNSELYIVCLDYQAKEQIRPLLSKLIRNYGPDLASTASLFPRRCIPDSFLSQHEEICTFFQALQVNTIQENLRLFVCMSTEQRRRLEQLREYAAEFYTKRFSVQYLPRKSWVCRGGVVRWVKVCERKQMGSLNQRKEMELQGWKQRLAQGNYGPFIEKHLVAAEGCEVVLNGPLDECDLGAWFALEGAALPKVCSSTFCDQEMLDFLNEALEGNLRVKTVNWSLKALPTCSSCSSDSPVSILSEICSHPDVTSCLVLGSQSWCDDKLTGVRIQPEFLQGPSYCGVQNVTMHDGQPDYQLELLNAVLFALQKQDQGSTLVIPLSSALTRFTSGLVFTLHLCFRYITFRCLSGWPPAALVCMGFSPPSALPSLLDFLQNVMEKMKKVKLGRQVLQFVPLEELLRGELPHFLSSFNTAVIRQQLHMLIQLDQST; encoded by the coding sequence ATGAACAGGGGCCGGGGAGTGAGGAAAAGAAATGCACCAGAAAAAGCAAGCATCCTCGAAACCTGTGATGAGGAGATTCGTGCAGAAGTTGCCCAGCTCTTCAACAAGGTCAGAAGTTATGTTCCACCTGAAGGGGAGAAATGGACGTTGCCTGACCCAAACGTGGTGCTCTGCGATCCTCACGTGAGTCACCCACGTTTGCAGGCTCTGAAACATTCTCTAAATGAAGTCAAGAATCAGCTCAGCGATAAAGATCTGTCAGTATGGCACCAGCACACTTGTTTCACCAACCGAGCAGGCACTGTTACCTCCCACCTTCGCTCTACGACCAATGCAGAGCTCTGCACTCAGGCTTGGGCCAAGTTCTATGAGATCTTAGGCACTTTTCAACTTCTGCCTGACAGCGCATTGAAGACTGGTGAGTTGAACTCTATACACCTGTGCGAAGCTCCTGGTGCCTTCATATCAGCTCTGAATCACTTCCTCAAGACCAGCGGCCTGCACTGCGACTGGAACTGGATTGCCAACACTCTAAATCCATACTACGAAGCCAACGGACGTGGTTGCACTATTACCGATGACAGACTCATCGTACACACTCTGCCTTGGTGGTTCTTCGGATCCGACAACACAGGTGACATAATGCTTCAGAAGCATCTGCTGGAACTGCCGAGATTTGTGAGCAACATGCGCAGTGTTGATTTGGTTACAGCAGATGGAAGCTTTGACTGTCAGGGAGACCCAGGGGAGCAGGAAAGATTAGTTGCTCCGCTACAACATTGCGAAGCCATTTGTGCGCTGCTGCTGTTAGGAACTGGAGGCTCATTTGTCCTAAAGATGTTCACACTTTTCGAACACTCATCTGTCTGCCTGCTGTATCTCCTCGCCTGCTGCTTTCGCTCCGTGAACATCTTCAAGCCAGGCACCAGCAAGTCTGGAAACTCAGAATTGTATATAGTGTGCTTGGACTATCAGGCCAAAGAACAAATTCGGCCATTGCTCTCAAAGTTAATCCGTAATTATGGACCAGACTTGGCATCCACAGCGTCGCTCTTTCCCCGTCGCTGCATTCCAGACTCCTTTTTAAGTCAGCATGAAGAGATATGCACTTTTTTCCAAGCATTGCAAGTCAACACTATTCAGGAGAACCTCAGGCTTTTCGTATGCATGAGCACAGAGCAGCGCAGGCGATTGGAGCAGCTCAGGGAATACGCTGCAGAGTTTTATACTAAACGGTTCAGTGTTCAATACCTCCCTCGGAAAAGCTGGGTTTGTAGAGGCGGCGTGGTTAGATGGGTAAAAGTTTGTGAGCGGAAGCAAATGGGCTCTTTAAATCAGCGCAAGGAGATGGAGCTTCAGGGATGGAAGCAGCGTCTTGCCCAAGGAAATTATGGGCCGTTCATAGAGAAGCATCTTGTTGCAGCAGAAGGATGTGAGGTTGTACTCAATGGCCCATTGGACGAGTGCGATTTGGGAGCCTGGTTTGCCCTTGAGGGAGCTGCCCTACCGAAAGTCTGCAGTTCCACCTTCTGTGATCAAGAAATGCTAGACTTTCTGAATGAAGCTCTGGAAGGGAACCTGCGGGTCAAAACAGTGAACTGGTCCCTCAAAGCCTTGCCAACATGCAGCTCCTGCAGCTCTGACTCCCCTGTAAGCATCTTATCTGAGATATGCAGTCATCCGGATGTGACATCTTGTTTGGTGCTGGGTAGCCAGTCTTGGTGTGACGACAAACTAACAGGCGTTCGAATCCAGCCTGAGTTTTTGCAAGGACCCTCTTATTGTGGGGTGCAGAACGTCACAATGCATGATGGACAACCAGACTATCAACTCGAGCTTCTGAATGCTGTCCTGTTCGCTCTACAGAAGCAGGATCAGGGCTCAACCCTGGTGATTCCCTTAAGTTCTGCGTTGACACGCTTCACCTCTGGACTGGTTTTCACACTCCACCTGTGCTTCCGTTACATCACATTCCGATGCTTGTCTGGTTGGCCTCCCGCTGCTCTGGTTTGCATGGGTTTCTCTCCACCTTCAGCCTTACCCAGCCTtctggactttctccagaatgtAATGGAGAAGATGAAGAAAGTTAAACTGGGAAGGCAGGTTCTGCAGTTTGTGCCTTTAGAGGAACTTCTCAGAGGGGAATTACCTCACTTCTTGTCTTCCTTCAATACAGCTGTGATCCGCCAGCAGCTGCATATGCTAATACAGCTTGATCAGAGCACATAA
- the cmtr2 gene encoding cap-specific mRNA (nucleoside-2'-O-)-methyltransferase 2 (The RefSeq protein has 4 substitutions compared to this genomic sequence), with protein MNRGRGVRKRNAPEKASILETCDEEIRAEVAQLFNKVRSYVPPAGEKWTLPDPNVVLCDPHVSHPRLQALKHSLNEVKNQLSDKDLSVWHQHTCFTNRAGTVTSHLRSTTNAELCTQAWAKFYEILGTFQLLPDSALKTGELNSIHLCEAPGAFISALNHFLKTSSLHCDWNWIANTLNPYYEANGRGCTITDDRLIVHTLPWWFFGSDNTGDIMLQKHLLELPRFVSNMRSVDLVTADGSFDCQGDPGEQERLVAPLQHCEAICALLLLGTGGSFVLKMFTLFEHSSVCLLYLLACCFRSVNIFKPGTSKSGNSELYIVCLDYQAKEQIRPLLSKLIRNYGPDLASTASLFPRRCIPDSFLSQHEEICTFFQALQVNTIQENLRLFVCMSTEQRRRLEQLREYAAEFYTKRFSVQYLPRKSWVCRGGVVRWVKVCERKQMGSLNQRKEMELQGWKQRLAQGNYGPFIEKHLVAAEGCEVVLNGPLDECDLGAWFALEGAALPKVCSSIFCDQEMLDFLNEALEGNLRVKTVNWSLKALPTCSSCSSDSPVSILSEICSHPDVTSCLVLGSQSWCDDKLTGVRIQPEFLQGPSYCGVQNVTMHDGQPDYQLELLNAVLFALQKQDQGSTLVIPLSSALTRFTSGLVFTLHLCFRYITFRCLSGWPPAALVCMGFSPPSALPSLLDFLQNVMEKMKKVELGRQVLQFVPLEELLRGELPHFLSSFNTAVIRQQLHMLIQLDQST; from the coding sequence ATGAACAGGGGCCGGGGAGTGAGGAAAAGAAATGCACCAGAAAAAGCAAGCATCCTCGAAACCTGTGATGAGGAGATTCGTGCAGAAGTTGCCCAGCTCTTCAACAAGGTCAGAAGTTATGTTCCACCTGAAGGGGAGAAATGGACGTTGCCTGACCCAAACGTGGTGCTCTGCGATCCTCACGTGAGTCACCCACGTTTGCAGGCTCTGAAACATTCTCTAAATGAAGTCAAGAATCAGCTCAGCGATAAAGATCTGTCAGTATGGCACCAGCACACTTGTTTCACCAACCGAGCAGGCACTGTTACCTCCCACCTTCGCTCTACGACCAATGCAGAGCTCTGCACTCAGGCTTGGGCCAAGTTCTATGAGATCTTAGGCACTTTTCAACTTCTGCCTGACAGCGCATTGAAGACTGGTGAGTTGAACTCTATACACCTGTGCGAAGCTCCTGGTGCCTTCATATCAGCTCTGAATCACTTCCTCAAGACCAGCGGCCTGCACTGCGACTGGAACTGGATTGCCAACACTCTAAATCCATACTACGAAGCCAACGGACGTGGTTGCACTATTACCGATGACAGACTCATCGTACACACTCTGCCTTGGTGGTTCTTCGGATCCGACAACACAGGTGACATAATGCTTCAGAAGCATCTGCTGGAACTGCCGAGATTTGTGAGCAACATGCGCAGTGTTGATTTGGTTACAGCAGATGGAAGCTTTGACTGTCAGGGAGACCCAGGGGAGCAGGAAAGATTAGTTGCTCCGCTACAACATTGCGAAGCCATTTGTGCGCTGCTGCTGTTAGGAACTGGAGGCTCATTTGTCCTAAAGATGTTCACACTTTTCGAACACTCATCTGTCTGCCTGCTGTATCTCCTCGCCTGCTGCTTTCGCTCCGTGAACATCTTCAAGCCAGGCACCAGCAAGTCTGGAAACTCAGAATTGTATATAGTGTGCTTGGACTATCAGGCCAAAGAACAAATTCGGCCATTGCTCTCAAAGTTAATCCGTAATTATGGACCAGACTTGGCATCCACAGCGTCGCTCTTTCCCCGTCGCTGCATTCCAGACTCCTTTTTAAGTCAGCATGAAGAGATATGCACTTTTTTCCAAGCATTGCAAGTCAACACTATTCAGGAGAACCTCAGGCTTTTCGTATGCATGAGCACAGAGCAGCGCAGGCGATTGGAGCAGCTCAGGGAATACGCTGCAGAGTTTTATACTAAACGGTTCAGTGTTCAATACCTCCCTCGGAAAAGCTGGGTTTGTAGAGGCGGCGTGGTTAGATGGGTAAAAGTTTGTGAGCGGAAGCAAATGGGCTCTTTAAATCAGCGCAAGGAGATGGAGCTTCAGGGATGGAAGCAGCGTCTTGCCCAAGGAAATTATGGGCCGTTCATAGAGAAGCATCTTGTTGCAGCAGAAGGATGTGAGGTTGTACTCAATGGCCCATTGGACGAGTGCGATTTGGGAGCCTGGTTTGCCCTTGAGGGAGCTGCCCTACCGAAAGTCTGCAGTTCCACCTTCTGTGATCAAGAAATGCTAGACTTTCTGAATGAAGCTCTGGAAGGGAACCTGCGGGTCAAAACAGTGAACTGGTCCCTCAAAGCCTTGCCAACATGCAGCTCCTGCAGCTCTGACTCCCCTGTAAGCATCTTATCTGAGATATGCAGTCATCCGGATGTGACATCTTGTTTGGTGCTGGGTAGCCAGTCTTGGTGTGACGACAAACTAACAGGCGTTCGAATCCAGCCTGAGTTTTTGCAAGGACCCTCTTATTGTGGGGTGCAGAACGTCACAATGCATGATGGACAACCAGACTATCAACTCGAGCTTCTGAATGCTGTCCTGTTCGCTCTACAGAAGCAGGATCAGGGCTCAACCCTGGTGATTCCCTTAAGTTCTGCGTTGACACGCTTCACCTCTGGACTGGTTTTCACACTCCACCTGTGCTTCCGTTACATCACATTCCGATGCTTGTCTGGTTGGCCTCCCGCTGCTCTGGTTTGCATGGGTTTCTCTCCACCTTCAGCCTTACCCAGCCTtctggactttctccagaatgtAATGGAGAAGATGAAGAAAGTTAAACTGGGAAGGCAGGTTCTGCAGTTTGTGCCTTTAGAGGAACTTCTCAGAGGGGAATTACCTCACTTCTTGTCTTCCTTCAATACAGCTGTGATCCGCCAGCAGCTGCATATGCTAATACAGCTTGATCAGAGCACATAA